One part of the Sorangiineae bacterium MSr11954 genome encodes these proteins:
- the asnB gene encoding asparagine synthase (glutamine-hydrolyzing) has product MIERENDIGHSQRVVSSMLQVMASRGPDGHESTRERRGEWNVVLGHRRLAIIDLQTGVQPMANVEATHAITFNGEIYNFRELRRELEGAGRSFATRSDTEVILQLHAERGDDAVASLNGMFAYALWEPGRRRLLLARDRAGIKPLFYAPLPDGGIAFGSTLSVVLQHPRVDHAPDVAGYASYFFSDYLHPPHSIVRDVRQLPPGHVLVWEDGRLGHARRFWSIPSVDARHFAGRTERDLAAETWDRLGACVERQLVADVPVGIFLSGGLDSSSVAVLAAERSKERMLAFSIGFEDATYDESAHARTVARAIGVRHVEEILRERDVLGVVDEALDMLDQPLGDPSYLPTFILSRLAARHVKVVVGGDGGDELWGGYPTYLAHKLARIYRVLPRPLRERWIMRCIDLLPLNEGYQSLEWKLRRFVGRWDDRPLVRHQRWMSALDLPALRDAIPASASMLPATLHDAELPPGEDPINRLLALDFSTYMSGSVLTKVDRASMAHGLEVRPPLLDNDMIDWAFSLPSHYKLRGKVGKYLFKKAASGHVPRDIIARPKKGFGIPLRAWLRGPLAEKLDAVMSGSPVWDGGLLERETFREYHLQHRAKQVDHSKPLWSLLVLDHWLRRLRDTAQRAPRSANLDRHIV; this is encoded by the coding sequence TTGATCGAACGAGAGAACGACATCGGGCACTCCCAGCGCGTCGTGTCGAGCATGCTGCAGGTGATGGCCTCGCGCGGCCCCGATGGCCACGAGAGCACGCGCGAACGTCGCGGCGAGTGGAACGTCGTTCTCGGGCATCGCCGCCTGGCAATCATCGATCTGCAGACGGGCGTCCAACCGATGGCGAACGTGGAGGCGACACATGCCATCACGTTCAATGGCGAGATTTACAACTTCCGAGAGCTCCGGCGGGAGCTCGAGGGCGCGGGCCGGTCGTTCGCGACCCGCAGCGACACCGAGGTCATTCTGCAGCTCCACGCCGAGCGCGGGGATGACGCCGTCGCCTCGCTGAACGGCATGTTCGCCTACGCCCTCTGGGAGCCCGGGCGGCGCCGCCTTTTGTTGGCTCGGGATCGCGCCGGCATCAAGCCGCTCTTCTACGCTCCCCTTCCCGACGGCGGTATCGCGTTCGGCTCCACCCTCTCCGTCGTGCTCCAGCATCCGCGCGTCGACCACGCGCCCGATGTCGCCGGTTATGCCTCGTACTTCTTCTCGGACTACTTGCATCCACCGCACTCGATCGTGCGCGATGTCCGGCAGCTCCCGCCGGGCCATGTGCTGGTTTGGGAGGATGGCCGTCTGGGCCATGCGCGCCGCTTCTGGAGCATTCCCTCGGTCGACGCGCGCCATTTCGCCGGACGGACCGAGCGCGATCTGGCCGCCGAAACGTGGGATCGACTCGGCGCGTGCGTCGAACGGCAGCTCGTCGCCGACGTGCCCGTCGGCATCTTCTTGAGCGGCGGCCTCGACTCGTCGTCCGTCGCCGTTCTCGCTGCGGAGCGGAGCAAAGAGCGCATGCTCGCGTTCTCCATCGGCTTCGAGGACGCTACCTACGACGAGAGCGCGCACGCTCGCACCGTCGCGCGCGCCATCGGCGTTCGGCACGTCGAGGAGATCCTGCGCGAGCGGGACGTCCTCGGCGTGGTGGACGAGGCGCTCGACATGCTCGACCAGCCGCTGGGCGATCCCTCGTATCTGCCGACCTTCATCCTCTCGCGGCTCGCCGCACGGCACGTCAAAGTGGTCGTCGGCGGCGACGGCGGCGACGAGCTATGGGGCGGATACCCGACCTACCTGGCGCACAAGCTCGCGCGCATCTACCGCGTGCTCCCCCGCCCTCTGCGCGAGCGCTGGATCATGCGGTGCATCGATCTTCTCCCGCTGAACGAGGGCTACCAGAGCCTCGAGTGGAAGCTCCGTCGCTTCGTCGGGCGCTGGGACGATCGCCCCCTCGTTCGCCATCAGCGCTGGATGTCGGCGCTCGATCTGCCTGCGCTTCGAGACGCCATCCCCGCCAGCGCATCGATGCTGCCAGCCACGTTGCACGACGCCGAGCTGCCTCCGGGCGAAGATCCCATCAACCGGCTCCTCGCGCTGGATTTCAGCACCTACATGTCCGGCTCGGTGCTGACCAAAGTGGACCGTGCATCCATGGCCCATGGCCTCGAGGTGCGGCCGCCGCTGCTGGACAACGACATGATCGACTGGGCCTTCTCCCTTCCGTCGCACTACAAGCTACGCGGCAAGGTGGGGAAGTACCTCTTCAAGAAGGCCGCGAGCGGGCACGTGCCGCGCGACATCATCGCCCGCCCCAAAAAGGGCTTCGGCATTCCGCTCCGGGCGTGGTTGCGCGGCCCGCTCGCCGAAAAATTGGACGCCGTCATGAGCGGCTCTCCCGTTTGGGATGGGGGCCTGCTCGAGCGCGAGACGTTTCGGGAATACCATCTCCAGCATCGCGCGAAGCAGGTCGATCATTCGAAGCCGCTCTGGAGCCTCCTCGTCCTCGATCATTGGCTCCGCCGCCTTCGAGATACCGCCCAGCGCGCGCCGCGATCAGCGAACCTCGACCGCCATATCGTATGA